One part of the Rutidosis leptorrhynchoides isolate AG116_Rl617_1_P2 chromosome 1, CSIRO_AGI_Rlap_v1, whole genome shotgun sequence genome encodes these proteins:
- the LOC139840890 gene encoding uncharacterized protein, with translation MSESYKDIIRSRSKKENVTVEHHYRVVVFFAAIDSQLQELNSRFNESMTELLQLSVALNPKKVKKNVQTIAELCSGLQETGRVEVYPMLDRLIRLVLTLPVSTASERAFSVMKIMKTRLRCSMGDDYFKSCLILYIEREIADSFTSDDIADAFVVNKRRRVQLLPY, from the exons ATGAGTGAATCTTACAAAGACATTATTCGGTCTCGTTCAAAAAAGGAGAATGTGACTGTTGAACATCATTATCGAGTTGTCGTATTCTTTGCTGCTATTGATAGTCAGTTGCAAGAGTTGAACTCTAGATTTAATGAGTCCATGACGGAACTTCTTCAACTCAGTGTTGCTCTAAACCCAAAAAA AGTTAAAAAAAATGTTCAAACGATTGCAGAGTTATGTAGTGGCCTACAAGAAACTGGGAGGGTTGAAGTGTATCCAATGCTTGACAGATTGATTCGTCTTGTATTAACGCTTCCAGTTTCAACAGCAAGTGAAAGAGCTTTTTCAGTGATGAAGATTATGAAAACGAGACTTCGTTGTAGCATGGGTGATGACTACTTTAAAAGTTGTTTGATTCTTTACATTGAAAGAGAAATTGCTGATTCATTTACTTCGGATGATATAGCAGATGCTTTTGTTGTCAACAAGCGTAGACGCGTCCAACTTCTACCATATTAG
- the LOC139875577 gene encoding glutathione S-transferase APIC-like has translation MAIKVYGSMLSTATLRVLLCLSEKDLDFELINVELAAGEHKQPHILARNPFGQIPAFEDGDVELFESRAISEYIARMYNDKGTCLINTDPKKAAIESVYHKVKESHRFDPIMVKLAWELCMKRMLFGQKGDEVIVEAEKKRLESVLDVYETRLKDNKYLGGDSFSLADLYHVPMIKLMMDTEIKKVFESRPNVNAWVEDILARPACLKVFGVPVY, from the exons ATGGCGATCAAAGTGTATGGCTCCATGCTTTCAACTGCCACCCTTCGTGTTCTTCTTTGTCTTTCCGAAAAAGATCTCGATTTCGAGCTTATTAATGTTGAACTAGCCGCCGGTGAACATAAACAGCCTCATATACTTGCGCGTAAT CCGTTTGGTCAGATTCCTGCATTTGAAGATGGTGACGTGGAACTCTTCG AATCAAGGGCGATTTCTGAGTACATAGCGCGTATGTACAATGACAAGGGGACGTGTTTAATAAACACAGATCCAAAAAAGGCAGCTATAGAATCTGTATATCATAAGGTAAAAGAAT ctcaCAGATTTGATCCTATAATGGTGAAATTGGCATGGGAGCTATGCATGAAACGAATGTTATTTGGACAGAAAGGGGATGAAGTTATAGTAGAGGCCGAAAAGAAGCGATTAGAGAGCGTGCTTGATGTGTACGAAACACGGTTGAAAGATAACAAGTATTTAGGGGGAGATAGTTTTTCGTTGGCGGATTTGTACCATGTCCCTATGATCAAGTTAATGATGGATACCGAAATAAAGAAGGTTTTTGAATCGCGACCGAATGTGAACGCTTGGGTTGAGGATATTTTGGCTAGGCCCGCTTGTTTGAAGGTATTTGGTGTGCCTGTGTACTGA